The sequence CATCGGTCAACGCCTCGGCCATCGCGCGCCCGGCGGGCGCCACACCGCCCGGGCCGATATTCGGCAGCATACCCAATATCTGCGTGATCGTCGGCGCAACGTCGATGTTCGCGGTGGGATTGAAATCGACGAACCCGCGCCGGAAGTCCGGGCCAATCGCAGCGCAAAAGTTATGAATCTCGCGCTCGCCTGCCGCGCCATGCATCCCCATCCCGGTCGTGAAGGTCTCGCTGGTCCCGCTATCCTCGTACACGAGTCCTTTTACCGGATGCACCAGTTCGGCGGACTTGTTGCGGGTCGAGACCTGTCCAGTCTCGCCGATCAGGAACGCGGGATTGCCCGGCCCGGTAAGGCCCTTGTTGTCGGCGTTGGGCTCCTCGCGAAATGAAATCACCAGGTCCGGCGAGCGCGCGGAATTGTAGAGACCCACGACGCGCTGGCTGAAGGTGCCGTCGATCCATCCGAGGTACGGTTTGGGCGCGCGCCGGCGGCGACGGCCACGACGGCTCGGCTCATCGGGCGCGGTGGCGGACTCGCGCGAGAAGATCGGTCCGCACCATTCCTGCGCCTCGGCGAAGTTGACGATCTTCTGCAGCACCGCGTGGCGCGACTGCGGCGTGGGAAATTCCGTCGGCGACAGGTAAACCAGGTCCGCGCCGCCGTTGGGGGCGACTATGATGTCGGTGCTGTCGTGCGATTTCTTGATTCCCGCCGCCACCAGCATTTCCGACAGAACGATTCGGAACTTAATCGTCGCGAAGCCGTGGTCCGAGACCACTATCAGGTCGGTTTTGTCCGCGATGCCCAGCGCGTCGATCGCCGCGCGAAGACGCATCAGGTTGTTGTCGCAAAGGCTGAGCGCCTCGATCGCGGGCGACGTGCCCAAGCCGGCAATGTGCTGCGTGAGATCGGGATTGTGCTGCCAGAAAACAACCAACGCAGGCCGGCCCGCATCCGCCGCGCGCTTGGCCGCCGGCAGCGCGTCTTCCACGGCCAGCCGCGCGAAGTACAAGTCGCGCTGCTCATCGGCGATCGGGGCTTTCGATTCGGGCGGCATCGCGGAGCTTATTTTCCGACTCACCGACTCGGGCTCGACCAGATCGTCCGAGGCGAACAGGTAATCCTTGTGAAGATCGCCGAGAATATCCTTGCCGTCGACGACCGTTTCAACGCGATTGTCAAACACCGAGGTCGGTCCCTGCTTGCCGATCACGGCGATGTAGCCGCCCTCGCGCGCGACTTCCTGCGTGATTGTGTCCAACCCGATCAGCCGGCCCTTGAATCCACCCGCGCCGTTTAAGTTGACGATTGCCCTGGCGCCCTCCGCCCAGACCATCCGACCCTCCGCGTCTTTCGCAATCGTGGGCGCCCCGGGCTTGGCCTCAAAGGGAAAAGTGTTGCCGATAGCCGGCGCCGCATCCGCCGGCACATAGAACACGTTGCCCTCGAGTCCGTTGACGCCGGGCGGCGCTCCGGTGGCAAGCGCGGTGGCGTTCACCATCGTAAGCGTCGGG is a genomic window of Candidatus Binatus sp. containing:
- a CDS encoding alkaline phosphatase family protein, which encodes MFFTRRAPKILAILLLLAVAVAAPCLAQDHWGARRGRGRIVVLMVWDGLRPDFVTQRDTPNLFRLARDGVRFDRHHAIFPTLTMVNATALATGAPPGVNGLEGNVFYVPADAAPAIGNTFPFEAKPGAPTIAKDAEGRMVWAEGARAIVNLNGAGGFKGRLIGLDTITQEVAREGGYIAVIGKQGPTSVFDNRVETVVDGKDILGDLHKDYLFASDDLVEPESVSRKISSAMPPESKAPIADEQRDLYFARLAVEDALPAAKRAADAGRPALVVFWQHNPDLTQHIAGLGTSPAIEALSLCDNNLMRLRAAIDALGIADKTDLIVVSDHGFATIKFRIVLSEMLVAAGIKKSHDSTDIIVAPNGGADLVYLSPTEFPTPQSRHAVLQKIVNFAEAQEWCGPIFSRESATAPDEPSRRGRRRRRAPKPYLGWIDGTFSQRVVGLYNSARSPDLVISFREEPNADNKGLTGPGNPAFLIGETGQVSTRNKSAELVHPVKGLVYEDSGTSETFTTGMGMHGAAGEREIHNFCAAIGPDFRRGFVDFNPTANIDVAPTITQILGMLPNIGPGGVAPAGRAMAEALTDGRHGAGGAHTQTMTTDLTLQGVEAVTTIQVTWLGDEPYLDGSTVAHKPLGSSP